GTATTCGCTGTCATTCGCGCGCGCGATCACCTCGTCCTCGCTGTCGAAGGGGGTCAGGGCGGCGACGGGGCCGAAGGTCTCCTCGCGCATGATCGCGGCATCATCAGACACATCGGCCAGCACGGTCGGCAGATAGAAGAGCGGCCCCTGGGCGTCATCCACCCGGCCCCCGGTCAGCAGCCGCGCGCCGCGCGTCACCGCGTCATCGACATGGGCCTGCTGCTTGGCCACCTGCCGGTCATGGATCAGCGGCCCCAGATCGGCATCCTGCATCCCCGGCGCCAAGGTCAGCTTTTCCACCGCCGCCGTGAAGCGGGCGCAGAACGCCTCATAGACGGGTCGGTGGATATAGAAGCGGTTCGCGCCCAGGCAATCCTGGCCCGAGGTCGCGAATTTCGCCTTGATCGCCTCGGCCACGGCGCGGTCCAGATCGGCGCCTTGAAAGACGATGAAGGGCGCGTGCCCGCCTAGTTCCAGCACCAGCCGCTTCACCGTATCCGCCGATTGACGATAGAGCAGCCGCCCCACCTCGGTCGAGCCGGTAAAGGACAGCGCCCGCACCCGCGCATCCGCGGTCCATTCACCGACGATGGTCGCCGCATCCCCGATCACCGTGTTCACCACGCCATCGGGGAACCCCGCCCGCTGCGCCAGCACCGCCAGCGCCAGCGCCGACAGGGGCGTCTCGGCCGAGGGGTGGATGACCACCGTGCAGCCCGCGCCAAGGGCGGCGGCGGCCTTGCGGGTGATCATCGCGCTGGGGAAATTCCACGGCGTCACCAGCGCGGCCACACCCACGGGTTCGCGCCACAGCTCCATTTCGGCATCAGACAGGTGGCTGGTCACGCCCTCGATATTGGGGCGCGAAGCCTCTTCGGCATAGAACTGCACGAAGCTGGCGGCATAGTCGATCTCGCCCCGCGCCTCGCTGATGGGCTTGCCCTGCTCGGCGACCATGATTCGGGCCAGATCCTCGCGCGCCTCAAGGATCAGCGCGTGCCAGCGATGCAGGATCGCGGCGCGTTTCTGCGGCAGCATTGCCGACCAGTCGGCAAAGGCCGCCTGCGCGGCATCGACCGCCGCGCGGGCGCCGGTCTGATCGCTGATGGCGACCTGGGCGATGACGCTGCCTGTCGCAGGGTCCCGCACGGCCAGCCGGCCTTGGGCCGCGAAATCCCCCGCGCCGGGCAGCAGGGCGGTGTCCTGCAGGCGGTCCTTCAGCGTGTCGGTCTGGTCCAGCATGGCGTGCCCCCTTTGCGTGCTTTCGCGCAGTCTGGCGCGGGCGGGCAGGGGATTTCGCCTGAAGACCGGGCGCGGGGCAGAGGAATCCTCTGGCCCCTGCCGCGCGGCCCGAGGATTCCTCTAGATCAGGGCGGAGGACGGCGGCTCGTCCTTCACCGGCTTGGTGACGATATAGCTGAAATAGCGCCTGAGGCCCGCGCGGCTTTCCAAGAGCCCGTCCATCAGGTCCTGGAAATCGGCCACGTCGCGGGCGATGACCAGCATCAGGTAATCATAGCCCCCCCCGATCGCCCAGCAGCCGGTGACGGCCTGGGTCCGGGCGATCACGCGTTCGAAGATCTGAAAGCTCTCGGCGCGGTGGCTGTCCAGTTCCACCGTGACGAAGACCTGCACATGCGGCCCGAGCGCGCCCAGATCGACCGTCGCGCGATAGCCGCGGATCAGGCCCGCGCGTTCCAGTTTCCGCATCCGCTCCCAGGCCGGGGTGGGGGACAGGTTCACGCGTTGGGCCAGATCGGTCTTGGCGATGCGCCCCTCGCGCGACAGGACCGCCAGGATGGCGATGTCGCGGTCGTCCAGACGGGGGGCGCGGGGCGGGATCATGCCTGCTTGTTCCCGGCGGGCGGGCGCTTGTCAATCGGGCCGCGCGGGGCGATCCTGTGCCCATGTCGCATTGGCCGCTCCGCAAGGATGACATCACCCGCCCCGCCTATCGCAGCCTGGCCCAAGGGATCGCGGCGGCGATCGACGCGGGCAGCCTGCGCCCCGGCCAGCGCCTGCCGCCGCATCGCGATCTGGCTTGGCAATTGGGCGTTTCCGTCCAGACCGTCAGCCGCGCCTATGAGGAGCTGATCCGCGCCGACCTGATATCCGGCGAGGTCGGGCGGGGCAGCTTCGTGCGCGCAGGCCCGCGCGAGACGATCGAGGTGCCGTGGTTCCGCGCCCCCACCGACCGCCCGCCGGTGGACCTGTCGATGATGACGCCTGTCGCGCTGCCCCTGATCCGGCAGGCCTGGGCCGAGACCTTGATGCGCCTGTCGGACCGGCTGCCCGATCCGGCGATGCTGTCCTTTCGCCCGCGCCAGACGATGTCGCTCTATGGCGGCATGGCGGCGGCCTGGCTGGCGCGCTGCGGCATGGTCGTCCCGGCGCAGCGCATCCTGATCACCAATGGCACAACGCCCGCGATGTTCGTGGCGCTGATGACCGTGGCCCAGCCCGGCGACATCATCGCGACCGAGGCCGTCACCTGCCACACGCTGAAGCCCGCGGCCCAGCACCTGCATTTGCGCCTGCGGGGGGTGGCAACGGATGCCGATGGGATGCTGCCCGACGCGCTGCTGGATGCGGCGCGGGCGGCGGGGGGGCGGATGAAGGCGGTGTTCCTGCTGCCCTCGGGCGGCGGGCCGCGCGCCGCGATCATGCCGCGCGACCGGCGCGAGGCCTTGGCCCGCGCCGCCGCCGCCGCCGGCCTGGCGATCCTGGAAAGCGACCCGACCGGGCCGATGCCGCCGCGCCGCCCGCCTGCGCTTTCCAGCTTTGCCCCCGAGCGGGGGTTCTATTTCACCGGCCTGTCGAAATGCCTGTCGCCGGGGCTGAGGCTGGGTTTTCTGGCGATGCCCGAAAATTGGGCAGAGGCCGCGCTGAACCGGCATCTGTCCCTGTCCTGGATGGCCACGCCCCTGATGGCCGAGATCGCGCAGGACTGGATCACCGGCGGCACCGCCGATGCCCTGCTGGAGGCGCAGCGGGCGGAGCTGACCGCGCGCAACCGCCTGGCCCTGCGCCATTTGGGGCCGCGCGCGCAGGGCTTTCCGCATGGGCTGCATCGCTGGCTGGTCCTGCCGCCCGGCGCGGACGAGCCCGCGCTGGTGCGCGCGGCGCTGGACCGGCAGGTGGCCGTGGCGCCCGGATCGGGCTTTGGCGTGCTGCCCTCGGGGCCCGCGCTGCGCCTGTCCCTGGGGGGTGCGGGGATGGGCGATCTGGACCGGGCGCTGCGCAACCTTGCGGCGATCCTGCCGGTCGGGGATGCGCCCGGCGGGCCATCGGTTTGACAGCCGGTCCCGAAATTGTCATGATTTAATCTAGCAATTGACTTGGAATCCGCTTGCGCCGAACTCTCGGCATCAAGGCGGAGCGGGCCGGACCGGCCCCGAATCCTGCCATCAGGGGCCGCCCAAAGGCCCCCCACCAACAGGAGAGACCGATGCGTTTCAAGACCCTTACCGCCGCCAGCATGACCGCGCTGATCCTGGCATCCGGCACCGCCATGGCCGACACGTGGCGCTATGCCTTCGAGGAGGCGCTGGACGAGGTGCAGGGCGTCTTCGCCCAGAAGTTCAAGGAGGAGGTCGAGGCCAATTCCGACCACGAGGTCCAGCTGTTCCCCTTTGGCACCTTGGGCGAATCCGACAACATCCTGGAACAGACTCAAGCGGGCATCCTGCAATTCGTGAACCAGTCGCCCGGCTTCACCGGCGCGCTGATCCCCGAGGCGCAGGTCTTCTTCGTCCCCTATCTGTTGCCCGAGGACGAGGATCAGCTGTTCCGCTTCTTCCGCGAGAGCGAGACGATCAACAGCATCTTCCCCGAGCTTTACGCCGATCAGGGGCTGGAGCTGCTGACCATGTATCCCGAGGGCGAGGTGATGGTGACATCCGACCGCCCGATCGGATCGCCCGCCGATTTCGACGACGTGAAGGTGCGGGTGATGACCAACCCTCTGCTGGTCAGCAGCTATCAGGCCTTTGGCGCGACGCCCACGCCGCTGCCTTGGGGCGAGGTCTATGGCGGGCTTCAGACCGGCATCGTCGACGCGCAGGAAAACCCGGCCTTCTTCATCGAATCCACCCGCATGTACGAGGTCCAGGACCACATCACGCGGATGGGCCACAACAACTTCACCACCGCGCTGATGGCCAACAAGGAATTCTTCGACGGCCTGCCCGAGGAGGATCAGGAACTGATCCGCAACGCCACCGCGGCGGCCTTCGACCATATCCTGGAATACCAGCAGGGGCTGACCGAATCCTCGCTGGAGGCGATCATGGAGGCCAAGCCCTCGATCACCGTCACCACCCTGTCCGAGGAGGAGCGCGCCCCCTTCCGCGACACGGCCGAGCAGGTCGAGGCGACCTTCCTGGAGATCGGCGGCCCGCGCGCCCAGGAGGTGCTGGACCAGATGAAGGCCGACCTGGACGCCGCCGCCGAGTGACCCCCTGACCAAGGACGCGGCCCCCGCGCGGGGCCGCGTCGCCCGATCCCCCCGCCCAAGGACATCCCATGACGCGCGACCCCGCATCCAAGCGGCCCGATCCCGGCGGCACCACGTCCGGGGGCACCGATCCCGCGATCCTGGCCGCGGCCGAGATGCCGCTTGCCCAGGACGATATCGACGACAGCCTGTATGAATCCGGCCTGCCGGGGCCACTGGGCCTGCTGGACAAGGCCATCGCGCGGATCGAATCCGTGGCGCTGGCCCTGGGCGTGCTGGCCATGGCGCTGAACGTCACGGCCAATGTGGTGGGGCGCTATGTCTTCGGCCGCTCGCTCTATTTCTCGGAGGAGGTGAACCAGGCGCTGATCGTGCTGATCACCTTCGCCGGCATGTCCTATGCGGCGCGGCACGGGCGGCATATCCGCATGTCGGCCATCACCGACATGCTGCCCGACCCGGCGCGGCGCGCGATGATGGTGCTGATCGCCGCGGTCACGGCGGGGCTTTTGTTCCTGCTGGCTTGGTATGCCTTGGGCTATGTCCAGACCCAGGCCGGGCGGGGGCGGGTGCTGCCCGCTTTGCGCATACCGCAATGGTGGATCATCATCTGGGTTCCGGCGGGGTTCTTCCTGACCGGGCTGCAATATGCGCTGACCGCCTACAAGAACCTGACCGACCGCGACATCTGGCTGTCCACCGCCACGCGCGAGGGTTATGACCTTGATCCCCGGAGGAAGGGCGCATGACCGCCGCGATCCTGGGGACGATGGTGGTCCTGCTGCTGCTGGGATTCCCGATGATGGTCCCGCTGATCATCGGGGCGATGGTGGGTTTCGTCGGCATCTTCGGCGGGATCGACCAGTTGCAGACCTTGGTCGCGCAGGTCATTGCGGGCATCCAGCCCGCCAGCCTGATCGCGGTGCCGATGTTCATCTTCGCGGCCGAGATCATGACCCGCGGCCAATCGGCGGAACGGCTGATCGACCTGGTCATGGCCTTTCTGGGCCATGTCAAGGGCGGGCTGGCGATATCCACCGCCGGGGCCTGCACGATGTTCGGCGCGGTGTCGGGATCGACGCAGGCGACCGTCGTGGCCGTGGGCGGCCCGCTGCGCCCGCGCCTGCTGAAGGCGGGCTATTCCGACCGCTTCAGCCTGGCGCTGATCATCAACGCCTCCGACATCGCCTTCCTGATCCCGCCCTCCATCGGGATGATCATCTATGGCGTCGTGTCCGGCACCTCGATCTCCGAGCTGTTCCTGGCGGGGATCGGGCCGGGGCTGCTGATCCTGGCGCTGTTCTCGGCCTATGCCTATATCTATGCGGTCCGCCACGACGTGCCGACCGAACCCAAGGCGCCGTGGAGCGTGCGTCTGCGCGCGATGCGCCGCGCGATCTGGCCCCTGGGCTTTCCGGCCATCATCATCGGCGGCATCTATGGCGGCGTCTTTTCCCCCACCGAGGCGGCGGCGGCCTGCGTGCTCTATGCCGTGGTGCTGGAGATGATCGTCTTCCGCCAGGTCTCGCCCAGGCAGCTTTACGCGACGGCGAAATCGACCGGGCTGATCACGGCGGTGGTCTTCATCCTGGTCGGCGCGGGGGCGGCCTTCAGCTATGTCATCAGTTTCGCCCAGATCCCTCAGGCCGTGCTGGGCGGCATCGGCATCGACGAGATGGGGCCTTACGGCGTCCTCATTACCATCTCGATCGCCTTCTTTATCGGCTGCATGTTCGTGGACCCGATCGTGGTCATCCTGATCCTGGTGCCGATCTTTGCGCCGGTGGTGCGGGCGACCGGGCTGGACCCGGTGCTGGTCGGCACGATCATCACGCTGCAGGTCGCCATCGGCAGCGCGACGCCGCCCTTCGGCTGTGACATCTTCACCGCCATCGCCGTCTTCAAGCGCCCCTATTGGGAGGTGATCCGCGGCACGCCCCCCTTCATCGCGATCCTGCTCTGCGTCTCGGTGCTGCTGATCCTGTTCCCCCAGATCGCGCTGTTCCTGCGCGACCTGGCGCGATGATCCCATGGCGATGCAGGACAACCTGAACCGGTTCGGGCTGGTCGCGCTGGCGACCGACCTGACCATCGAGGGCGATGCCGCCCGCCTGATGCCGCAGGGCACCCGGCTGCATGTGACGCGCATCGCCTTCGACAACCCCACGACCGAGGCGAACCTGCGCGCCACCGGGCCGCGCATCGCCGATGCGATGGACCTGCTGGTGCCGGGCATCCCGCTGTCGGGGATCGGCTTCGGCTGCACCTCGGCCGCGGCCGTTCTGGGCGATGCGGTCGCGGAGGCGGCCCGGGGGCGGGCCCCCGTCTCCAGCCCGGCCGAGGCCGCCTTGCGGGGCATGCGCGCGCTGCGGGTGGGGCGGGTGTCGCTGATGACGCCCTATCTGGCGGCGACGACCGAACTGGTCGCGGATTGGCTGACGCGCCACGGCATCGCGGTCCTGCGCCGCGCCAGCATGGGCCATGCCGATGACCGCGACATGGCCCGCCTGTCGCCCGCCGAGGTGACGGAAATGGCCATCGCCGCCGACCACCCCGACGCGCAGGCGCTGTTTCTGTCCTGCACCGCGCTGCCCGCCCTGGGCCTGATCGACGATCTGGAACGGCGCTTGGGCAAGCCCGTCATCTCGGCCAACCAGGCGCTGTTCTGGGCGATGCTGGACCGCGTCCGCATCCCCGCCGCAGGGCCGGGGGCGCTGTTTCGCGCCCGCACCTGGTAGCATCCTTCCACCCCTGTTTGCGAAAGCACGACAATGCCGGAACTGCAAAGGACCCCCGAACGCTTCTCGACCGCCGAATACGAGGAGCGCCTGCGAAAGACCCGCGCCAGCATGGAAAAGCTGGGGCTGGATCTGCTGATCGTCAGCGATCCGTCCAACATGGCCTGGCTGACCGGCTATGACGGCTGGTCCTTCTATGTGCATCAATGCGTGATCGTGGGCCCGACGGGGGCGCCGATCTGGTTCGGGCGCGGCCAGGACGCCCAGGGCGCGCTGCGCACCGTCTGGATGAGCGACGATCACATCATCGGCTATCCCGACCATTACGTGCAGTCGGTGGAACGCCATCCGATGGATTACCTGTGGGCGCAGCTGGCCGACAAGGGCTGGCATCGCGGCTTCATCGGGGTCGAGATGGACAATTACTGGTACACGGCCCGCGCGCATCAGCGCCTGTGCGACGGCCTGCCCGAGGCGCAGATCCTGGACGCCACGGGCCTGGTGAACTGGCAGCGCGCCATCAAGACCCCCAAGGAGCTGCAATACATGCGCAAGGCCGCGCGCATCGTCGAACGCATGCATCGCCGCATCGCCGACAAGATCGAGGTCGGCATGCGCAAATGCGATCTGGTGGCCGAGATCTATGACAGCGGGCTGCGCTATGACGAATGGTCGGGCCATGGCGGCGATTATCCCGCCATCGTGCCGCTGCTGCCCTCGGGGCCCGATGCCGCGGCCCCGCACCTGACCTGGGACGACCAGCCGATGAAGCCCGACGAGGGCACCTTCTTCGAGATCGCCGGCTGTTACCAGCGATACCATGTGCCGCTGTCGCGCACGATCTTTCTGGGCAAGCCCCCGCAGGAGATGCTGGAGGCCGAGAAGGCCGTGCTGGAGGGGATGGAGGCGGGCCTGGGCACCGCCCGCGCGGGCAATACCTGCGAGGATATCGCCAATGCCTTCTTCACGGTCCTGGACCGATACGGCATCGTCAAGGACAACCGCACCGGCTATCCGATCGGGCTGTCCTATCCGCCCGATTGGGGCGAACGCACCATGTCGCTGCGCCGGGGCGACCGGACCGAGCTGAAGCCGGGCATGACCTTCCATTTCATGACGGGCCTCTGGATGGAGGGCTGGGGCTACGAGACCACGGAATCCCTGGTCATCACCGATGCCGAGCCGGAGCTGTTCTGTTCCATCCCCCGCCGCATGCTGGTGAAGTCATGACCCCGATCCGCCCGACCATCCCGCTGGACGCGCCCGGCAAGCATCACGGGTTCCTGCGCCTGCCCCATTCGCGCAATGACAGCGCATGGGGCAGCGTGATGATCCCCATCACCGTGATCCGCGGGGCCGAGGGGCCGACCGCCCTGCTGACCGGCGGCAATCACGGCGACGAATACGAGGGCCCCGTCGCCCTGCAGCAGCTGGCATGGGAGCTGGAGCCCGGCGACGTGACCGGGCGGGTCATCATCCTGCCCTTCATGAACGCCCCCGCGATCCGGGCGGGAACGCGGGTCAGCCCGGTGGACGGGGTCAACATGAACCGGTGTTTTCCCGGCCGCGCCGATGGCAGCGTGACGCAGAAGATCGCCCATTACATCGACAGCGAGTTGGTCCCCTTGGCCGATATCGTGCTGGATTACCATTCGGGCGGCAAGACGCTGGATTTCCTGCCCTACGCGGCGGCGCATTACCTGGATGACGCCGATCAGCAGGCGGCCTGCACCGCGGCGATGCGGGCCTTCGGCGCGCCATGGTCGATGATGATGCGCGAGATCGACGCGGTCGGCATGTTCGACACTGCGGTCGAGGGTCGCGGCAAGACCTTCGTGACGACCGAGCTTGGGGGCGGGGGGACGGTGACCGCGGTCTCGGCCCGGATCGCGCATCGCGGGGCGCTGAACCTGCTGCGCCATGCGGGCATCCTGGCCGGGTCGGTCGAGGGGGCGGATGACAGCCGGATGCTGTCCATGCCGGATGACGACTGTTTCCATTTCGCGACCGGCGACGGGATGATCCAGCCCTTGGCCGATCTGGGCGACATGGTGGCCGAGGGTCAGCCCCTGGCCCGCATCTGGCCCGTGGACCGGACCGGGGTCGCCCCGGTCACGGTCACCGCGCAGCGCGGCGGTCTGGTCGCGGCGCGGCATTTTCCGGGATTGGTCCAGACCGGCGACTGCCTTGCGGTGATCGCCGATCCGGGCTGAACCGTCAGTCGTCCCAGCCTTCGAAGCCGGCCACGTCGGCTTCGGCCGACAGGGTCAGGCGGTCGTCGGTCATCGACAGGTATTCCAGCGGCACGACCCGGTCGCCGTCACCATAGACGCTGTCATCGTCGAAATCGACGACCAGCGCGCCGGGCGTCTCGGCCGAGGTGCCCAGCACCTTTTCGACTTCGCCGATCTTGGTGCCTTCGGCGTCATAGACGTCCATGTCGTCGACATCGTCGGCGGTGGCGTTCAGCTGGGTCACCATCACGGAATCGTCGATCTCCTGCCAATCGGCCATGGCCTCGGCACCGGCGACCTGTCCGGCATCGGGGGTGCCGGCATCCTGGGCCAGCGCGGCGGTGCCCATCGACAGGGCGGCGGCAAGAGCGATCATCGAGGTCTTCACGGCGTTCTCCTTCAGATTGCCTGGGCAAGGGCAACACATGGGTGGCCGGGTCGTTCCTGCGGGCGGCGACTAACCTTTGCGGGGCGGCGCCATCCCGCCAATCCGGTCGATCAGCGCGGCCAGGCCCGCGGGGTCCGACAGGAAGGGCGCGTGATCCCAAGGCCGGGCATGGACCCGGTCGACCCCCGCCCGGATGATCATCGCGCGCTGCAGCGCCGGGGGGATGGCCCGGTCGCGGCGGCACAGGATGTAGTGCCGCGCGGTCGCCG
Above is a genomic segment from Paracoccus aestuarii containing:
- the doeA gene encoding ectoine hydrolase DoeA (DoeA (degradation of ectoine A) is also called EutD (ectoine utilization D).): MPELQRTPERFSTAEYEERLRKTRASMEKLGLDLLIVSDPSNMAWLTGYDGWSFYVHQCVIVGPTGAPIWFGRGQDAQGALRTVWMSDDHIIGYPDHYVQSVERHPMDYLWAQLADKGWHRGFIGVEMDNYWYTARAHQRLCDGLPEAQILDATGLVNWQRAIKTPKELQYMRKAARIVERMHRRIADKIEVGMRKCDLVAEIYDSGLRYDEWSGHGGDYPAIVPLLPSGPDAAAPHLTWDDQPMKPDEGTFFEIAGCYQRYHVPLSRTIFLGKPPQEMLEAEKAVLEGMEAGLGTARAGNTCEDIANAFFTVLDRYGIVKDNRTGYPIGLSYPPDWGERTMSLRRGDRTELKPGMTFHFMTGLWMEGWGYETTESLVITDAEPELFCSIPRRMLVKS
- a CDS encoding Lrp/AsnC family transcriptional regulator, with protein sequence MIPPRAPRLDDRDIAILAVLSREGRIAKTDLAQRVNLSPTPAWERMRKLERAGLIRGYRATVDLGALGPHVQVFVTVELDSHRAESFQIFERVIARTQAVTGCWAIGGGYDYLMLVIARDVADFQDLMDGLLESRAGLRRYFSYIVTKPVKDEPPSSALI
- a CDS encoding aspartate/glutamate racemase family protein; its protein translation is MAMQDNLNRFGLVALATDLTIEGDAARLMPQGTRLHVTRIAFDNPTTEANLRATGPRIADAMDLLVPGIPLSGIGFGCTSAAAVLGDAVAEAARGRAPVSSPAEAALRGMRALRVGRVSLMTPYLAATTELVADWLTRHGIAVLRRASMGHADDRDMARLSPAEVTEMAIAADHPDAQALFLSCTALPALGLIDDLERRLGKPVISANQALFWAMLDRVRIPAAGPGALFRARTW
- a CDS encoding NAD-dependent succinate-semialdehyde dehydrogenase, producing MLDQTDTLKDRLQDTALLPGAGDFAAQGRLAVRDPATGSVIAQVAISDQTGARAAVDAAQAAFADWSAMLPQKRAAILHRWHALILEAREDLARIMVAEQGKPISEARGEIDYAASFVQFYAEEASRPNIEGVTSHLSDAEMELWREPVGVAALVTPWNFPSAMITRKAAAALGAGCTVVIHPSAETPLSALALAVLAQRAGFPDGVVNTVIGDAATIVGEWTADARVRALSFTGSTEVGRLLYRQSADTVKRLVLELGGHAPFIVFQGADLDRAVAEAIKAKFATSGQDCLGANRFYIHRPVYEAFCARFTAAVEKLTLAPGMQDADLGPLIHDRQVAKQQAHVDDAVTRGARLLTGGRVDDAQGPLFYLPTVLADVSDDAAIMREETFGPVAALTPFDSEDEVIARANDSEYGLVAYVHSMDPRRIYRLTRALQYGMVAVNRTKVTGAPIPFGGMKQSGIGREGARQGLEAFTEIKYVCRDWA
- a CDS encoding PRC-barrel domain-containing protein, producing MKTSMIALAAALSMGTAALAQDAGTPDAGQVAGAEAMADWQEIDDSVMVTQLNATADDVDDMDVYDAEGTKIGEVEKVLGTSAETPGALVVDFDDDSVYGDGDRVVPLEYLSMTDDRLTLSAEADVAGFEGWDD
- the dctP gene encoding TRAP transporter substrate-binding protein DctP, with protein sequence MRFKTLTAASMTALILASGTAMADTWRYAFEEALDEVQGVFAQKFKEEVEANSDHEVQLFPFGTLGESDNILEQTQAGILQFVNQSPGFTGALIPEAQVFFVPYLLPEDEDQLFRFFRESETINSIFPELYADQGLELLTMYPEGEVMVTSDRPIGSPADFDDVKVRVMTNPLLVSSYQAFGATPTPLPWGEVYGGLQTGIVDAQENPAFFIESTRMYEVQDHITRMGHNNFTTALMANKEFFDGLPEEDQELIRNATAAAFDHILEYQQGLTESSLEAIMEAKPSITVTTLSEEERAPFRDTAEQVEATFLEIGGPRAQEVLDQMKADLDAAAE
- a CDS encoding PLP-dependent aminotransferase family protein gives rise to the protein MSHWPLRKDDITRPAYRSLAQGIAAAIDAGSLRPGQRLPPHRDLAWQLGVSVQTVSRAYEELIRADLISGEVGRGSFVRAGPRETIEVPWFRAPTDRPPVDLSMMTPVALPLIRQAWAETLMRLSDRLPDPAMLSFRPRQTMSLYGGMAAAWLARCGMVVPAQRILITNGTTPAMFVALMTVAQPGDIIATEAVTCHTLKPAAQHLHLRLRGVATDADGMLPDALLDAARAAGGRMKAVFLLPSGGGPRAAIMPRDRREALARAAAAAGLAILESDPTGPMPPRRPPALSSFAPERGFYFTGLSKCLSPGLRLGFLAMPENWAEAALNRHLSLSWMATPLMAEIAQDWITGGTADALLEAQRAELTARNRLALRHLGPRAQGFPHGLHRWLVLPPGADEPALVRAALDRQVAVAPGSGFGVLPSGPALRLSLGGAGMGDLDRALRNLAAILPVGDAPGGPSV
- the doeB gene encoding N(2)-acetyl-L-2,4-diaminobutanoate deacetylase DoeB, whose amino-acid sequence is MTPIRPTIPLDAPGKHHGFLRLPHSRNDSAWGSVMIPITVIRGAEGPTALLTGGNHGDEYEGPVALQQLAWELEPGDVTGRVIILPFMNAPAIRAGTRVSPVDGVNMNRCFPGRADGSVTQKIAHYIDSELVPLADIVLDYHSGGKTLDFLPYAAAHYLDDADQQAACTAAMRAFGAPWSMMMREIDAVGMFDTAVEGRGKTFVTTELGGGGTVTAVSARIAHRGALNLLRHAGILAGSVEGADDSRMLSMPDDDCFHFATGDGMIQPLADLGDMVAEGQPLARIWPVDRTGVAPVTVTAQRGGLVAARHFPGLVQTGDCLAVIADPG
- a CDS encoding TRAP transporter small permease, with translation MPLAQDDIDDSLYESGLPGPLGLLDKAIARIESVALALGVLAMALNVTANVVGRYVFGRSLYFSEEVNQALIVLITFAGMSYAARHGRHIRMSAITDMLPDPARRAMMVLIAAVTAGLLFLLAWYALGYVQTQAGRGRVLPALRIPQWWIIIWVPAGFFLTGLQYALTAYKNLTDRDIWLSTATREGYDLDPRRKGA
- a CDS encoding TRAP transporter large permease, with the protein product MTAAILGTMVVLLLLGFPMMVPLIIGAMVGFVGIFGGIDQLQTLVAQVIAGIQPASLIAVPMFIFAAEIMTRGQSAERLIDLVMAFLGHVKGGLAISTAGACTMFGAVSGSTQATVVAVGGPLRPRLLKAGYSDRFSLALIINASDIAFLIPPSIGMIIYGVVSGTSISELFLAGIGPGLLILALFSAYAYIYAVRHDVPTEPKAPWSVRLRAMRRAIWPLGFPAIIIGGIYGGVFSPTEAAAACVLYAVVLEMIVFRQVSPRQLYATAKSTGLITAVVFILVGAGAAFSYVISFAQIPQAVLGGIGIDEMGPYGVLITISIAFFIGCMFVDPIVVILILVPIFAPVVRATGLDPVLVGTIITLQVAIGSATPPFGCDIFTAIAVFKRPYWEVIRGTPPFIAILLCVSVLLILFPQIALFLRDLAR